In Astatotilapia calliptera chromosome 23, fAstCal1.2, whole genome shotgun sequence, a genomic segment contains:
- the lrrc39 gene encoding leucine-rich repeat-containing protein 39 isoform X1: MMVGVVVACSSVSSIKALWETRIRRRREEHEEEHKRRTTRGGATGRLGVGLWEDRAALARLKQKLETEDGRLVLRIEQEEWKVLPGCLIQLSQVQEWQIHRTGLLKIPHFISSFQNLLVLDLSRNGVAEIPKQIGKLTRLRELLLSYNRIPFVPAELSGCESLERLELAMNRDLNELPDQLGTLSRLQHVDLSMNDFSCLPACLLALPALEWLDMGGNCLHHLPEDIHRMEVLHTLWLQRNELEKLPENIARMRSLDTLVLSSNRLRDIPPLMEGMSSLRFVNFRDNPLTLDVTLPSRKAVAEEEEEEDDREMFGKEFMLMYIQEARKRAYAVLNVHCVNQSDGESNDESSA; this comes from the exons ATGATGGTGGGCGTGGTGGTAGCATGCAGCTCGGTGAGCTCCATCAAAGCACTGTGGGAGACCAGgatcaggaggaggagggaggagcaTGAGGAGGAGCACAAGAGGAGGACCACGAGGGGCGGGGCCACAGGCAG ACTTGGAGTCGGGCTTTGGGAAGACCGAGCGGCGCTGGCCCGGCTAAAGCAGAAGCTGGAGACTGAGGACGGCCGGCTGGTCCTCCGGATCGAGCAGGAGGAGTGGAAG GTTCTGCCAGGCTGCCTGATCCAGCTCAGTCAGGTCCAGGAGTGGCAGATCCACCGGACCGGACTACTGAAGATCCCTCACTTCATCTCTAGCTTCCAGAACCTTCTGGTGCTCGATCTGTCCCGGAACGGAGTCGCTGAGATCCCCAAACAGATCG GAAAGCTGACCCGGCtcagagagctgctgctgaGCTACAACAGAATCCCGTTTGTCCCGGCAGAGCTGAGCGGGTGTGAGAGCCTGGAGAGGCTGGAGCTGGCAATGAACCGGGACCTAAATGAGCTACCAGACCAG CTCGGGACGCTGTCGCGGCTGCAGCATGTTGATCTTTCCATGAACGACTTCAGCTGCCTGCCTGCTTGCCTGCTCGCCCTGCCGGCGCTCGAGTGGCTCGACATGGGAGGAAACTGCCTGCATCACTTACCTGAAGACATACACAG AATGGAGGTGCTACACACTCTGTGGCTGCAGAGGAACGAGCTGGAGAAGCTTCCGGAGAACATCGCCAGAATGAGGAGCCTGGACACGCTGGTGCTCAGCAGCAACAGGCTGAGAGACATTCCACCGCTCATGGAGGGCATGTCCAGCCTCAG GTTTGTGAACTTCCGGGATAACCCCCTGACTCTGGACGTGACGCTGCCGAGCAGGAAGGCGGTggctgaggaggaagaggaggaagatgacAGGGAGATGTTCGGGAAAGAGTTCATGCTCATGTACATCCAGGAGGCCCGAAAGAGAGCGTACGCCGTGCTCAACGTGCACTGCGTCAACC AGTCCGATGGTGAGTCCAATGACGAATCCTCAGCATGA
- the lrrc39 gene encoding leucine-rich repeat-containing protein 39 isoform X2, translating into MMVGVVVACSSVSSIKALWETRIRRRREEHEEEHKRRTTRGGATGRLGVGLWEDRAALARLKQKLETEDGRLVLRIEQEEWKVLPGCLIQLSQVQEWQIHRTGLLKIPHFISSFQNLLVLDLSRNGVAEIPKQIGKLTRLRELLLSYNRIPFVPAELSGCESLERLELAMNRDLNELPDQLGTLSRLQHVDLSMNDFSCLPACLLALPALEWLDMGGNCLHHLPEDIHRMEVLHTLWLQRNELEKLPENIARMRSLDTLVLSSNRLRDIPPLMEGMSSLRVRW; encoded by the exons ATGATGGTGGGCGTGGTGGTAGCATGCAGCTCGGTGAGCTCCATCAAAGCACTGTGGGAGACCAGgatcaggaggaggagggaggagcaTGAGGAGGAGCACAAGAGGAGGACCACGAGGGGCGGGGCCACAGGCAG ACTTGGAGTCGGGCTTTGGGAAGACCGAGCGGCGCTGGCCCGGCTAAAGCAGAAGCTGGAGACTGAGGACGGCCGGCTGGTCCTCCGGATCGAGCAGGAGGAGTGGAAG GTTCTGCCAGGCTGCCTGATCCAGCTCAGTCAGGTCCAGGAGTGGCAGATCCACCGGACCGGACTACTGAAGATCCCTCACTTCATCTCTAGCTTCCAGAACCTTCTGGTGCTCGATCTGTCCCGGAACGGAGTCGCTGAGATCCCCAAACAGATCG GAAAGCTGACCCGGCtcagagagctgctgctgaGCTACAACAGAATCCCGTTTGTCCCGGCAGAGCTGAGCGGGTGTGAGAGCCTGGAGAGGCTGGAGCTGGCAATGAACCGGGACCTAAATGAGCTACCAGACCAG CTCGGGACGCTGTCGCGGCTGCAGCATGTTGATCTTTCCATGAACGACTTCAGCTGCCTGCCTGCTTGCCTGCTCGCCCTGCCGGCGCTCGAGTGGCTCGACATGGGAGGAAACTGCCTGCATCACTTACCTGAAGACATACACAG AATGGAGGTGCTACACACTCTGTGGCTGCAGAGGAACGAGCTGGAGAAGCTTCCGGAGAACATCGCCAGAATGAGGAGCCTGGACACGCTGGTGCTCAGCAGCAACAGGCTGAGAGACATTCCACCGCTCATGGAGGGCATGTCCAGCCTCAG AGTCCGATGGTGA
- the trmt13 gene encoding tRNA:m(4)X modification enzyme TRM13 homolog: protein MAAPEPSRCCFFVQKKKRFCKMVAGKGRKYCGEHATMEEDGGGSRRIVCPLDPKHTVSEDKLQKHLKKCNSREKAKPVYFVQNINAGSADGDETLRQVSLSELSRTELETLVDKLKTAFKGLQCDLEDSVQSHPALHDELHNPKNGDSAHKHLKQQSSILGHMEELGLLGRGRCFVEFGAGRGKLSHWIHEALKTCEHLKTCEDLQLLLVERCSTRFKVDGKHQDAGVQFERLQVDIQHLDLSKVPLLCEKKLPLVGVGKHLCGAATDLALRCLLETAGQSEEEEPPHKRLRPSEPRSGGGLGSAPTGCGPGPVLGLTVALCCHHRCDWRHYVGQQFFLQRGLGAREFSAFCRMSSWATCGLRPTNQRGDGEEHEPAEETDAVNGFLSASEREQLGRLCKQLIDHGRCHFLQMKGFSSKLTRYISSDITLENVLLTAVPLTPHSS, encoded by the exons ATGGCGGCCCCCGAGCCCAGCCGCTGCTGTTTCTTCGTGCAGAAGAAGAAGCGTTTCTGTAAGATGGTGGCGGGAAAAGGCAGAAAGTACTGCGGGGAGCACGCGACCATG GAGGAGGACGGGGGTGGCAGCAGGAGGATCGTCTGTCCTCTGGACCCCAAACA cACCGTGAGTGAAGACAAACTCCAGAAACACTTGAAGAAATGCAACTCCAGAGAGAAAGCCAAACCG GTTTACTTTGTCCAAAACATCAACGCTGGATCAGCTGATGGAGATGAGACGCTTCGACAG GTGAGTCTGTCTGAGCTCAGCAGGACTGAGTTGGAAACTCTGGTGGATAAACTGAAGACAGCGTTCAAAG GACTGCAGTGCGATCTAGAGGACAGCGTCCAGTCTCACCCCGCCCTCCACGACGAGCTCCACAACCCAAAGAATGGAGACTCCGCCCACAAACACCTGAAGCAGCAG TCTTCCATCTTAGGTCACATGGAGGAGCTGGGGCTGCTGGGAAGGGGGCGGTGCTTTGTGGAGTTCGGAGCGGGTCGAGGGAAGCTGTCCCACTGGATCCACGAGGCCCTGAAGACTTGCGAGCATCTGAAGACCTGTGAagacctgcagctgctgctggtggagcGCTGCAGCACCCGGTTCAAG GTGGACGGGAAACATCAGGATGCTGGAGTTCAGTTTGAGAGGCTGCAGGTGGACATTCAGCATCTGGATCTAA GTAAAGTCCCTCTGCTCTGCGAGAAGAAACTGCCTCTGGTCGGAGTTGGTAAACACCTGTGTGGAGCGGCGACAG ATCTGGCTCTGCGCTGTTTGCTGGAAACTGCAGGACAGTCGGAGGAAGAAGAACCGCCCCATAAACGCCTCAGACCATCAGAGCCAAGGTCAGGAGGGGGTCTTGGATCAGCACCAACAGGTTGTGGTCCTGGCCCAGTGCTGGGCCTGACAGTGGCACTGTGCTGCCACCATCGCTGTGATTGGCGTCACTACGTCGGGCAGCAGTTCTTTCTGCAGAGAGGACTCGGGGCGCGGGagttctctgctttctgtcgGATGTCCAGTTGGGCCACGTGTGGACTCAGaccgaccaatcagagaggaGATGGCGAAGAGCACGAACCAGCAGAAGAGACAGACGCTGTGAATGG GTTTCTGTCGGCTTCTGAACGTGAGCAGCTCGGCCGTCTATGCAAACAGCTGATCGACCACGGCAGGTGTCACTTCCTGCAGATGAAAGGATTCAGCAGCAAACTGACTCGTTACATCAGCAGTGATATCACGCTGGAGAACGTCCTGCTGACCGCTGTACCCCTCACCCCCCACTCCTCCTGA
- the chst7 gene encoding carbohydrate sulfotransferase 7 yields MKRRLNKKYLLLILAYTGLLLLLPYVLDSRDRATRPAAQLQPRCPELELPWEDAGGPNGSEPATEPASNRSQPRIHVYLHATWRTGSSFLGELFNQHPDVFYLYEPMWHIWQALYPGDAQSLQGAVRDMMSALFRCDFSVLRLYAGGQNVSSAFIFGWKTNKVLCSEPLCRAHRRHEVGLVKEELCAQCPRRELRELERECRKYPVMVIKGVRVLDLGTLVPLMRDPSVNLRVVQLFRDPRAVHNSRLKSKHALVKESIQVLRSRRQSDRYKRLLAPANRATRAESYVSGALELICDGWLRDLLLQLRAPPWLRSRYLRLRYEDLVLRPAEQLRRLLRFADLPASAALESFALNMTRGHGYSSDRPFLISSRDAKEAVHAWRERLSVEQISQVEASCGEVMRQLGYQKTHEEDTAS; encoded by the coding sequence atgaagaggaggctAAACAAGAAGTACCTGCTGCTGATCCTGGCCTACACCggactgctgctgcttctgcccTACGTGCTTGACTCTCGGGACCGGGCGACCCGGCCGGCGGCGCAGCTCCAGCCCCGCTGCCCGGAGCTGGAATTGCCGTGGGAGGACGCTGGGGGTCCCAACGGCAGCGAGCCGGCGACCGAGCCCGCCTCTAACCGCAGCCAGCCACGGATCCATGTCTACCTGCACGCCACCTGGAGGACCGGCTCCTCCTTCTTGGGCGAGCTGTTCAACCAGCACCCGGACGTGTTCTACCTGTATGAGCCCATGTGGCACATCTGGCAGGCGCTGTACCCTGGGGACGCGCAGAGCCTGCAGGGTGCCGTGCGCGACATGATGAGCGCACTCTTCCGCTGTGACTTCTCGGTGCTGCGGCTGTACGCGGGCGGGCAGAACGTGAGCAGCGCTTTCATCTTCGGCTGGAAGACCAACAAGGTGCTTTGCTCCGAACCGCTGTGCCGCGCGCACCGGCGCCACGAGGTGGGACTGGTGAAGGAGGAGCTGTGCGCGCAGTGTCCGCGAAGGGAGCTGCGCGAGCTGGAGCGCGAGTGCCGGAAGTACCCGGTGATGGTGATCAAAGGTGTGCGTGTGCTGGACCTGGGCACGCTCGTGCCGCTGATGCGGGACCCCAGTGTGAACCTGCGCGTCGTGCAGCTGTTCCGGGACCCGCGCGCCGTGCACAACTCGCGTCTGAAGTCGAAGCACGCTCTGGTGAAGGAGAGCATCCAGGTGCTGCGCAGCCGCAGACAGAGCGACAGGTACAAGCGGTTGCTTGCGCCCGCGAACCGTGCGACGCGCGCGGAGAGCTACGTGTCGGGCGCCCTGGAGCTCATCTGTGACGGCTGGTTGCGCGACCTGCTGCTGCAGTTGCGCGCACCGCCCTGGCTGCGCAGCCGCTACCTGCGCCTGCGTTACGAGGACCTGGTGCTGAGGCCGGCCGAGCAGCTACGCAGGCTGCTCCGCTTCGCTGACCTGCCCGCGTCTGCCGCGCTCGAGAGCTTTGCGCTCAATATGACACGCGGGCACGGCTACTCTTCCGACAGACCATTCCTCATCTCCTCCCGCGACGCCAAGGAGGCTGTCCACGCCTGGAGGGAGCGGCTGAGCGTGGAGCAGATCAGTCAGGTGGAGGCGTCCTGTGGCGAGGTCATGAGGCAGCTGGGCTACCAGAAGACGCACGAGGAGGACACAGCGTCCTGA
- the tubgcp5 gene encoding gamma-tubulin complex component 5 — MAHWSTFEKESERETKRLIRCLSGIEDEEDQNFQLALKFAWSNFKFHRYLDTDSHKVERSVSGIYEKLVVHSDLQKAESWMRLTEEFLNSPLPNTDGEKTDAHYSILSLLLCLSGSPSNTDFTERPRLKEAEPEDKFDWAKYLMEGEDADMGPYPDTPEWSEEESEDDDSQQPISREDSGIQLDRTPQEDQDNANKTVPVTWTVGEPDARAWLEQHLVTPYWASHAPRFPHSLHLHSNLLNVWDQHLYNTDPLYLPEEKAFVTETQVIRETLWLLSGVNKHFIFQQHDGKVSVRSNVVVTHLTGNCLRSVLEHIAVYGQAVFRLQRFIDEVTGHSSEPGPPGTASTYGSKKASEPPFRTYQAFVWALNKYFTSFKEELTMIERELICNDETVTLSAVLERLSPHLAQIKVLHRVFCTGVAEVPPATPNVVRASHLLNTLYKAIIEYDSVGEASEQAVALLFSLWTETVRPYLEIVDEWIVHGHLFDPAREFIIQRNKDVPVNHRDFWYATYTLYSVSETVDSEEKLNDAASGSSGGDQASGGRQLTMVSFLKPVLKQIIMAGKSMQLLKNLDCKEAEKSQRASRDAERKSLHTLFLESVQSRLCSREESPADGMTEQQSTRRSLIKMQSIMARHLEIDDVHDPLLAINFARLYLEQSDFQECFSGGDFSVDRSSQSVTCQTFELTLRSCLYPHIERRYIECCGNLMKTLTKDYRLLEYLQAMRNYFLLEAGDTMYDFYTAIFDKVQEKESWQQPSFLNVQLQEAVGQRYPEDSSRLSVFLEPIDASRKKQPVNNLEVLTLSYKVPWPVDIVISSECQKIYNQVFLLLLQIKWAKYSLDTLRFSGFTDVTKKLEGATAEEVKVKERVNQQIHRMCLLRVKLMHFVNSLHNYIMTRILHSTGLEFQHQVQEAKDLDQLIKIHYRYLATIHDRCLLREKVSFVKEAIMKVLNLVLIFSDRWQAGAWKIESIDKMESDFKNCHMFLVTILNKAVCRGSFPHLESLALSLMAGFEQC, encoded by the exons ATGGCGCACTGGAGCACCTTCGAaaaggagagtgagagagagacgaAGCGGCTGATCAGGTGTCTCAGCGGGATCGAGGATGAGGAGGACCAAAACTTCCAGCTGGCGCTCAAATTCGCCTGGTCCAACTTTAA GTTTCATCGATATCTGGACACAGACAGCCACAAAGTGGAGCGCAGTGTCAGCGG AATCTACGAGAAGCTCGTGGTGCACTCGGACCTACAGAAAGCAGAAAGCTGGATGAGACTGACTGAAGAATTCCTGAACTCACCTTTACCGAACACAGATGGGGAAAAG ACCGATGCACACTACAGCATACTGTCACTGCTGCTCTGCCTGTCGGGATCCCCCTCAAACACAGACTTCACAGAGCGACCCAGGCTGAAGGAGGCCG AACCGGAGGACAAGTTTGACTGGGCTAAATATCTGATGGAGGGCGAGGATGCAGACATGGGGCCGTACCCAGACACACCT GAGTGGTCTGAGGAGGAGAGCGAGGATGATGACAGtcagcagccaatcagcaggGAGGACTCTGGGATCCAGCTGGACAGGACGCCTCAGGAGGACCAGGACAACGCCAACAAAACCGTTCCAGTCACGTGGACAG TGGGGGAGCCTGACGCTAGGgcctggctggagcagcatctggTGACCCCGTACTGGGCATCGCACGCACCTCGTTTTCCCCACAGCCTGCATCTGCACTCCAACCTCCTCAATGTGTG GGATCAGCACCTGTATAACACGGACCCACTGTACCTGCCAGAAGAGAAGGCCTTCGTCACAGAGACGCAAGTAATTCGAGAAACGCTGTG GCTTCTCTCTGGGGTCAATAAACACTTCATATTCCAGCAGCACGACGGAAAGGTGTCAGTCAGAAGTAATGTGGTGGTGACTCATCTGACCGGC AACTGCCTGCGCTCTGTCCTCGAGCACATCGCCGTCTATGGTCAGGCTGTGTTCAGGCTGCAGAGGTTCATCGACGAGGTGACAGGCCACAGCTCGGAGCCGGGCCCGCCGGGCACCGCGTCCACCTACGGCTCTAAGAAGGCCTCCGAGCCTCCCTTCAGGACCTACCAGGCCTTCGTGTGGGCACTCAACAAGTACTTCACAAGTTTCAAGGAGGAGCTTACCATGATCGAGAGGGAGCTCATATGCAACG ATGAGACAGTGACTCTGTCTGCAGTGCTGGAGCGGCTCAGCCCTCACCTGGCTCAGATCAAAGTGCTGCACAGGGTCTTTTGCACGGGTGTCGCCGAAGTGCCGCCCGCCACCCCCAACGTTGTGCGGGCTTCCCACCTGCTCAACACCCTCTATAAGGCCATCATCGAGTATGACAGCGTTGGCGAGGCATCGGAGCAGGCA GTGGCGTTGTTGTTCTCCCTGTGGACGGAGACGGTCCGGCCGTATTTGGAGATCGTAGACGAGTGGATCGTTCACGGCCATCTGTTTGACCCTGCCAGAGAATTCATCATCCAGAG GAACAAAGACGTGCCCGTGAATCACAGGGACTTCTGGTACGCCACCTACACGCTGTACAGCGTATCGGAGACGGTGGACAGCGAGGAGAAGCTGAATGACGCGGCCAGCGGGAGCTCCGGGGGGGATCAGGCCTCGGGGGGCAGACAGCTCACCATGGTGTCCTTCCTCAAACCTGTCCTCAAGCAGATTATCATGGCCGGGAAGTCCATGCAGCTGCTCAAGAATCTGGACTGCAAGGAGGCAGAGAAGTCGCAGCGAGCCTCCAGAG ACGCAGAGAGGAAGAGTCTGCACACGCTTTTTCTGGAGTCCGTGCAGTCGCGCCTCTGCAGCCGAGAGGAGTCCCCGGCGGATGGCATGACGGAGCAGCAATCCACAAGGAGGAGTCTGATCAAGATGCAGTCCATCATGGCGCGGCACCTCGAGATTGACGATGTCCATGACCCGCTGCTGGCCATCAATTTTGCCAG actGTACTTGGAGCAGAGCGACTTCCAGGAGTGTTTCTCCGGGGGGGATTTCAGCGTGGACCGCTcgtcccagtcggtcacctgcCAGACGTTTGAGCTCACACTGCGTTCCTGTCTCTACCCGCACATTGAGAGGAGGTACATTGAGTGCTGTGGGAACCTGATGAAGACTCTGACAAAAGACTACAG GTTGCTGGAATACCTTCAGGCGATGAGGAACTACTTCCTGCTGGAAGCTGGAGACACCATGTATGATTTTTACACGGCCATCTTTGACAAGGTGCAGGAGAAGGAGAGCTGGCAGCAGCCGTCGTTTCTGAACGTGCAGCTGCAAGAGGCGGTCGGACAGCGCTACCCGGAGGACAGCAGCAG GCTGTCAGTGTTTCTGGAGCCCATCGACGCTTCCAGGAAAAAACAGCCTGTGAACAACCTGGAAGTCCTCACGCTGAGCTACAAG GTTCCCTGGCCCGTGGACATTGTGATCAGCTCTGAGTGTCAGAAGATCTACAACCAAGtgttcctcctcctgctgcaaaTCAAATGGGCCAAGTACAGTCTGGACACGCTTCGATTCAGTG GTTTTACAGACGTCACTAAGAAGCTGGAGGGCGCCACAGCCGAGGAGGTCAAGGTCAAAGAGCGCGTGAACCAGCAGATCCACAGGATGTGTCTGCTCAGGGTCAAACTGATGCACTTTGTCAACAGCCTTCACAACTACATCATGACGAGG ATTCTGCACAGCACGGGACTCGAGTTTCAGCACCAAGTGCAGGAAGCCAAGGACTTGGACCAGCTCATCAAGATCCATTACAGATACCTGGCCACGATTCACGACCGTTGCCTGCTGAGGGAGAAG GTCAGTTTTGTGAAGGAGGCGATAATGAAGGTTCTGAATCTCGTGCTCATCTTCTCGGACAGATGGCAGGCTGGAGCCTGGAA gATCGAGTCCATCGATAAAATGGAATCTGATTTCAAAAACTGCCACATGTTCCTTGTGACGATCCTCAATAAGGCGGTGTGCCGGGGCTCCTTCCCTCACT TGGAGTCTCTGGCGCTCTCTCTGATGGCGGGGTTCGAGCAGTGCTGA
- the dbt gene encoding lipoamide acyltransferase component of branched-chain alpha-keto acid dehydrogenase complex, mitochondrial — MAAVTRGSLGAFRRLLLSQQSRRSFQLQSFRCDRTLQPITFRCDRKLQVFSCRRLHVAVVNQGPIVQFKLSDIGEGIMEVTVKEWYVKEGDKVSQFDSICEVQSDKASVTITSRYDGVIKKLYYDVDATAFVGKPLVDIETESGSEVIQEEDVVETPAMAQEEHTHQEIKGHKTQATPAVRRLAIENNIKLSEVVGTGKDGRILKEDILNFLAKQTGAILPPTPFQEIQTPPPAPAAAPAAAKPVSTKAAVKPPPATPKPVFTGKDVTEPLKGFQKAMVKTMTVALKIPHFGYCDEVDLSRLVALRSELKPLAESRGVRLSYMPFFIKAASLGLHHFPILNASVDEDCQNITYKASHNIGLAMDTSQGLLVPNVKNVQLLSVLEIALELNRLQVLGASGQLGTADLMGGTFTLSNIGSIGGTYAKPVILPPEVAIGALGKIQVLPRFDAAGQVVPAHIMKVSWSADHRIIDGATMCRFSNLWREYLENPASMVLDLK; from the exons ATGGCAGCGGTGACCAGAGGCTCTCTCGGCGCGTTCAGGCGGCTGCTG CTGAGTCAGCAGAGCCGCAGATCTTTCCAGCTGCAGAGCTTCAGATGTGACAGGACTCTGCAGCCAATAACCTTCAGGTGTGACAGGAAGCTCCAGGTGTTCAGCTGCAGAAGGCTGCATGTCGCTGTGG TGAATCAAGGACCTATCGTGCAGTTCAAACTGTCTGACATCGGTGAGGGAATCATGGAGGTGACCGTCAAGGAGTG GTACGTAAAGGAAGGAGACAAAGTTTCTCAGTTTGACAGCATCTGTGAGGTTCAGAGCGACAAGGCATCGGTCACCATTACCAGCCGCTATGATGGGGTCATCAAAAAGCTCTACTACGATGTAGATGCCACGGCCTTTGTGGGAAAACCGCTGGTGGATATCGaaacagagtctggctcag AGGTGATCCAGGAGGAGGATGTGGTAGAGACGCCCGCCATGGCTCAAGAAGAACACACCCACCAGGAGATCAAAGGTCACAAGACGCAGGCCACGCCTGCAGTTAGACGCCTCGCCATCGAGAACAAT ATAAAGCTCAGTGAGGTGGTGGGGACTGGCAAAGATGGTCGGATCCTGAAGGAGGACATCCTGAACTTCCTGGCGAAGCAAACAGGAGCCATCTTACCTCCAACACCTTTCCAGGAGATCCAGACTCCGCCCCCGgcccctgctgctgctcctgctgctgccaaGCCTGTGAGCACTAAGGCGGCTGTGAAACCTCCACCCGCTACTCCTAAACCTGTCTTCACTGGCAAGGACGTGACGGAGCCCCTCAAAG GTTTCCAGAAAGCGATGGTGAAGACGATGACTGTGGCGCTGAAGATTCCTCACTTCGGTTACTGTGACGAGGTTGATCTGAGTCGCCTGGTGGCTTTGAGGTCAGAGCTGAAACCTCTCGCCGAGAGTCGTGGTGTCAGACTGAGCTACATGCCCTTCTTCATCAAG GCTGCCTCCCTCGGTCTCCACCACTTCCCGATCCTCAATGCCTCGGTGGATGAGGACTGCCAGAACATCACCTACAAG GCGTCCCACAACATCGGCCTGGCAATGGACACAAGTCAGGGTCTGCTGGTTCCCAACGTGAAGAATGTCCAGCTGCTCAGCGTGTTAGAGATTGCCCTTGAGTTGAACCGCCTGCAGGTACTCGGAGCATCGGGTCAGCTGGGCACTGCCGACCTGATGGGGGGCACTTTCACGCTGTCCAACATTGGATCT ATCGGAGGCACGTACGCCAAGCCCGTGATCCTCCCACCCGAGGTCGCCATCGGCGCGCTAGGAAAGATCCAG gTGCTGCCGAGGTTCGACGCTGCTGGTCAGGTGGTCCCAGCTCACATCATGAAGGTCAGCTGGTCAGCGGATCACCGCATTATCGACGGCGCCACCATGTGTCGCTTCTCCAACCTGTGGAGGGAGTACCTAGAGAACCCGGCCAGCATGGTGCTGGACCTCAAATAA